In one Bacillota bacterium genomic region, the following are encoded:
- the lysS gene encoding lysine--tRNA ligase → MVTAETEVNELRQIRLDKLKELRDKGIEPFGGRFERTHCAQEIIDNFAELEDKPVVIAGRIMAKRTHGKASFANIQDLSGRIQIYVRVDEVGNEAYELFLSGDIGDIIGVAGTVFRTKKGEISVYAKSLTWLSKSLRPLPEKWHGLKDVELRYRQRYVDLIVNPEVRQVFIQRSQIIRAIRRYLDQLGFLEVETPMMQPIAGGATARPFITYHNALDMQLYLRIAPELYLKRLLVGGLEKVYEINRNFRNEGISTKHNPEFTMLELYQAYADYNDMMVLTENLISHVALEVLGTMTIEYQDQQIDLSPPWERISMLDAILRYTGVDFTRIRNDEEARAVAAKLDLPVENTASKGTVMNEVFEKLVEPYLIQPTFIVGHPVEVSPLAKRNRDNPSYTDRFEVFISAREIANAFSELNDPIDQKERFLRQVEQRKAGSQEAHMMDEDYIQALEYGMPPAGGLGIGIDRLVMLLTNSASIRDVILFPTMRPRED, encoded by the coding sequence TTGGTGACCGCCGAAACAGAGGTAAACGAACTGAGGCAAATTAGGTTAGACAAGCTCAAGGAACTACGGGACAAAGGTATTGAGCCTTTTGGTGGTCGTTTTGAACGGACACACTGCGCCCAAGAAATAATTGATAACTTTGCCGAACTGGAGGACAAGCCGGTGGTTATTGCTGGACGGATCATGGCCAAACGAACCCACGGCAAAGCCAGTTTCGCGAATATTCAAGACCTCTCGGGGCGAATCCAGATTTACGTTCGCGTTGATGAAGTCGGTAATGAGGCTTATGAACTGTTTTTGTCGGGAGACATCGGCGACATCATTGGGGTAGCAGGAACAGTCTTCCGGACCAAGAAAGGAGAGATTTCGGTCTATGCCAAATCTCTGACCTGGTTGTCCAAGTCACTACGTCCTTTACCTGAAAAATGGCATGGCTTAAAAGATGTTGAACTCCGCTACCGGCAACGATATGTTGATTTGATCGTTAACCCGGAAGTCAGGCAGGTGTTTATCCAACGGAGCCAGATCATCAGGGCGATCCGGCGGTATCTAGACCAACTAGGTTTCCTGGAAGTGGAAACCCCGATGATGCAGCCAATTGCCGGGGGGGCAACGGCCCGACCTTTTATTACTTACCACAATGCTCTGGATATGCAGTTATACTTGCGTATTGCGCCTGAACTTTATTTGAAACGCTTGCTTGTTGGCGGGCTGGAAAAAGTCTATGAAATAAATCGAAATTTCCGCAATGAGGGAATTTCGACGAAGCACAACCCAGAATTTACGATGCTGGAGTTGTATCAGGCTTATGCTGACTACAACGATATGATGGTGCTGACTGAAAACTTGATTTCCCATGTTGCCCTGGAAGTACTGGGCACAATGACCATCGAGTATCAGGATCAACAGATCGATTTAAGTCCGCCTTGGGAACGCATTTCCATGCTTGATGCCATCCTGCGCTATACGGGGGTAGATTTCACCAGGATCCGTAATGATGAAGAAGCCCGAGCGGTAGCAGCTAAGCTTGATTTGCCGGTCGAGAACACTGCTTCCAAGGGCACGGTAATGAATGAAGTTTTCGAGAAATTGGTTGAACCGTATTTAATTCAGCCGACCTTTATCGTAGGACATCCGGTGGAGGTTTCACCTCTGGCCAAACGCAACCGGGACAACCCTAGCTATACGGACCGGTTTGAGGTGTTTATTTCGGCCAGAGAAATTGCTAACGCCTTTTCTGAGCTGAATGACCCAATCGACCAAAAAGAGCGTTTTTTACGGCAAGTCGAGCAGCGAAAAGCAGGGAGCCAGGAAGCGCACATGATGGACGAAGACTATATTCAAGCCTTAGAGTATGGCATGCCACCGGCGGGTGGACTGGGGATCGGCATTGATCGTCTGGTGATGTTGTTGACGAATTCGGCCTCGATCCGGGATGTGATTCTTTTTCCCACCATGCGGCCAAGGGAAGACTAG
- a CDS encoding quinate 5-dehydrogenase: MKRVVSVSLGSSKRNHAVETEFLGEKFRIERIGTDGDMDKAIALIRELDGKVDAFGMGGIDLYIYSGEKRYVLRDARRIAQAARLTPIVDGSGLKNTLEQKVIEYLVANEIIPLKDRKVLMVCGVDRPGMARALVAAGSRVTFGDLIFGLGIPVPITSLRSLERVARVLAPLVSQIPFKYLYPTGQKQEEIVPKHSKYYHEAEIIAGDFHFVRRYMPANMQGKIVITNTVTSEDIEMLRQRGVSKLITTTPDLDGRSFGTNVMEGVLVSLAGKAVDQITPSDYGALLDQIGIKPRIVQLS; the protein is encoded by the coding sequence TTGAAACGGGTTGTTAGTGTCAGTCTAGGTTCGTCAAAACGAAATCACGCGGTGGAAACAGAGTTTTTAGGCGAGAAGTTCAGGATTGAACGGATCGGGACAGATGGAGACATGGACAAGGCCATCGCTTTGATCAGGGAGCTTGATGGCAAGGTAGATGCTTTTGGTATGGGGGGCATCGATCTCTATATTTATTCAGGTGAGAAGCGGTATGTGTTGCGGGATGCCCGAAGGATTGCCCAGGCTGCTAGGTTAACGCCGATTGTTGATGGGAGTGGCCTGAAGAATACCCTGGAACAAAAGGTGATCGAATATCTGGTGGCAAATGAGATCATTCCCTTAAAAGATCGCAAAGTGTTAATGGTCTGTGGCGTGGATCGACCGGGGATGGCCAGAGCGTTAGTGGCGGCTGGGAGTCGGGTTACTTTTGGCGACCTGATCTTTGGGTTGGGTATACCAGTTCCGATTACCAGTCTACGCAGCCTGGAGCGTGTTGCCCGTGTTCTCGCACCGCTGGTCAGTCAGATTCCTTTCAAGTATTTGTATCCGACTGGGCAAAAGCAGGAAGAAATTGTTCCGAAGCATTCTAAATATTATCATGAGGCAGAAATAATAGCTGGCGATTTTCACTTTGTTCGTCGTTACATGCCTGCTAATATGCAGGGGAAAATTGTGATTACCAATACGGTGACTAGTGAAGACATTGAAATGCTGCGCCAGCGAGGGGTAAGTAAACTCATTACCACTACCCCTGATCTGGATGGACGTTCTTTTGGGACAAATGTGATGGAGGGCGTCCTGGTTTCACTCGCTGGAAAAGCTGTAGACCAAATTACACCAAGTGATTATGGAGCGCTACTGGATCAGATCGGAATCAAGCCTCGCATTGTTCAACTCTCCTAG
- the greA gene encoding transcription elongation factor GreA: MAEKEVILTVDGLKKLEQELEHLKTVKRREVAERIKQAIEFGDISENSEYEDAKNEQAFIEGRILTLEKMLRNARVIDDSDIPTDVVSVGSTVTLKDMEYGDEFQYTIVGSAEADPTANKISNESPVGKAILGQPCGSIVEVNVPAGKLRYQIMSIN, from the coding sequence ATGGCGGAAAAAGAAGTCATCTTGACTGTTGATGGGCTCAAGAAGCTCGAGCAAGAATTAGAGCACTTGAAGACTGTCAAGCGTCGGGAGGTAGCCGAGCGAATCAAGCAGGCCATCGAATTCGGGGATATCAGTGAAAACTCGGAATATGAAGACGCCAAGAATGAACAAGCCTTTATTGAAGGTCGCATCTTGACACTGGAAAAAATGCTGCGCAATGCTCGGGTGATTGACGACTCCGACATCCCCACAGACGTAGTGTCGGTTGGTTCGACGGTAACGCTTAAAGACATGGAGTATGGTGATGAATTTCAATACACGATCGTTGGCTCTGCTGAGGCTGATCCGACAGCGAACAAGATTTCTAACGAATCTCCTGTCGGGAAGGCGATTTTAGGTCAGCCATGCGGTTCAATTGTTGAAGTGAATGTACCAGCTGGTAAATTGAGATACCAGATCATGAGTATTAATTAG
- a CDS encoding helix-turn-helix domain-containing protein → MEFIRIGEKIISREKIIRVIDRLLELRKQGLSQQEVANRLNLERTFISRLEGIGEVRKGERIAVVGFPIKNKEEIVNLLRELGVDYFLIMTETERWQFVKEKTGVQLLNEIMDIIATIRTYDTVVLIGSNMRIKLGQALLDKEVIGLEIGESPIEEDRYVEPSVIRKIIESCQA, encoded by the coding sequence ATGGAATTTATTCGGATCGGGGAAAAGATTATCAGTCGGGAAAAGATTATTCGGGTAATCGACCGTTTGTTGGAATTACGGAAACAAGGTTTATCTCAACAGGAAGTGGCCAACCGTCTTAATCTGGAGAGAACATTTATCTCTCGGTTGGAAGGGATCGGTGAGGTCCGCAAAGGTGAACGAATCGCGGTGGTAGGTTTTCCGATTAAGAATAAGGAAGAAATCGTAAATTTGCTGCGAGAGCTAGGGGTGGACTATTTTTTAATTATGACCGAGACTGAGCGGTGGCAGTTTGTTAAAGAAAAAACAGGGGTGCAACTGCTGAATGAGATAATGGATATAATTGCTACCATTCGTACTTATGATACGGTGGTACTGATTGGTTCCAACATGCGAATTAAGCTGGGCCAGGCTTTGCTGGATAAAGAGGTGATTGGCTTGGAAATTGGTGAGTCACCGATTGAAGAGGACAGGTATGTTGAACCTTCTGTTATTCGGAAGATTATTGAATCCTGCCAGGCATAA